Part of the Drosophila kikkawai strain 14028-0561.14 chromosome 3L, DkikHiC1v2, whole genome shotgun sequence genome is shown below.
AGGAGATGAGGAAAGAAAGAgggataaaaaaaactataatttaacACCAGCGGAAAAAAGTTTCACATATCCTGCGGGCACAGCAACAATAAGAGGGAGAAAGAGGAAGGGAAAGAAGTTTAACAAAAGTAACAGAAAGTTTCAGAGAGGCGTTGGTTCTGCGAGGGGAaaataaagagagaaaaatcACACAGAGAGCTGCGCAGGATATTATTTGATTTGTccatttaactttaatttaatttccacaGCGTGCGGGTTCATTTAATCTggcattttctttattattggTTACTCCACTTTGTCActttatttcgattttaatttttccacttcTTCATTCgcgtgcgagtgtgtgtgagcgagcgagagagaggGCAACTCTGTTTGTGTTTCCTACTGCAACTCCATTTGCTTGGCAACTTCGTTCTCTTTTTTTCGTACACACACACTAGCAGTCGgcagcacacgcacacacgaaCCCACAGTATCAGTTGGAGTTTAACTTACGCgtcgttttaaatttatattctttttaattcaGCTTTCTGTTAACTTTTTTGCCTTCGTGcacaattgttttttttttcactaagAAGCCGCCGAAAAACGCCGACCGAGGAAAAACACCCACGCTGAAAAACTCCGAGTATGCGTCCGAATCGCGCAGCGTTGATTGTTTTTGTGTTCAATATTCCTCCCTCTTCTTCTTTCTGCTCGTCTTTCTGTGTATTTCAGCGCCCACATTACGGTCACACTTTCAAATATCAGTGTTACCAGATGCAAATATTGCATTTACCGTGTGAACGAAATGTCTGGCATCGCTGGTCGCTCATGTCTGGAATTTTGGGCCGCTCTGGCAGCACTGGTGCGTTGCCAGAAGCTGCGTTCATGAGTGTTGGTGCTGCCAGactttactattttttatacaCTTGTTAACAAAAGAatagttcttttttttcattgtCTTCCAGAAAATGTATAAGGAAAGTATCTTTTTTAAAGATCAAACAATTGTGGTCAAAATTGGATAATTTGATTAGTTTGTCCATAAAATGGAAGCACGAAgcaaaacatataaaaaacaaaaattgaaattgtacAGTTCCTATGTTACtgagtaaattaatttaaatttgtaatactttataaaattatataaccATATGTtaagcataaaataaaaataattgtttatattttagaattaaataattcaaaactAACGGTATTATTAAAAACAGCAGTCGGTAAAAAACATACTAAAgtctaaatattttagattagTGCCTGTATTGTAtgaccaaaaataataaaataaaaaaatgcaattgagtatgtagaACGAGGACTTAAAAGAGACAACAAAATAtcagaatatttaaataaaaataaaaaatatatgaaataatataaaaatatcgatatatttaaCTACGTTCACATCCCTAGCAAAACCTTTACATTTACatcttataattcccaactcgAGAATTCTACCCCAATTCGTATAGGAAATTTGACATCGTTGTATGTAATCGTGTAGAACTTTCtttttacatttctttttaCATTTAGAGGTGGAAAAACATCGGTGATGCCCTGGCAAACATCGATAAGCGTTGTTTCGAAAACATCGATGACATCGATGTTGGCCTCGATGCTTCCACCTCTAATTTATCTTGTGCGCGAATTTTCCTGGTCTCGGTAAATTGATTGTAAATTGCCAAAAAGGCGGAacctccccaaaaaaaaagggcatCCCGAGTCCCCAACTGCCCAAGTAAACAATCAAGGTTCCAAGAACCCGCAGAAGCGATATCAAGGGGTTTCTTAAGACCCTAGCAAAGCACCACAGAATGCAGTCTCACAGCAAAAAACGCGTCTGCTACTACTATGACAGtaagttattattaaatataatggCAAAAACACCGCGAGATGGAAAATAATACCTTCAAGACAACATTTAAAGTGTACAAGACTAGTTTTCGCCTTTTTCCGCATCCGTTCGGCATCAGATAATagcattttcataaatttcaagTTTTATGCCGACTGTACGCGCGCGTTGTTCCCACAGCACACTTCTCGGTAACGACCGCAGTGCcgctgtgtgcgtgtgcgtgtaTGTACCTGTAGGTCTCTTTCCGCCAccctattgtttttgttgcttttgttcgGGGCGAAAGTGCGACCGCTGCGGTCGTTCGGGAAAAGTGAACTTCACACAGACGCCGCGCCGACTGTGgccataaaatttatattttgcatAGCGTGGCAATTGCCTTTTTTTCAAGCCACTAATACTTGTGATTTGTAATCCGCAGGTGATATTGGCAATTACTACTATGGGCAGGGCCATCCCATGAAGCCACACCGCATACGCATGACCCACAACCTGCTGCTCAACTATGGGCTCTACCGGAAAATGGAGATTTACGTAAGTAATTCCtgtataataattttcatgtaattggtatttaaaattatatataaataatatttgttattgaaGATCTAACAATAAACTTGGTTTTCCAGCGACCCCATAAAGCAACCGCCGATGAGATGACCAAGTTCCATTCGGACGAATACGTCCGGTTCTTGCGCTCCATTCGTCCGGACAACATTTCGGAGTACAACAAGCAGATGCAGCGCTTCAACGTGGGCGAGGATTGTCCCGTCTTCGATGGACTCTACGAGTTCTGTCAGCTCTCTGCCGGTGGATCCGTGGCAGCCGCTGTAAAGTTGAACAAACAGGCCTCCGAGATATGCATCAATTGGGGCGGCGGACTGCATCATGCTAAGAAATCTGAGGCCTCCGGCTTTTGCTATGTGAACGATATCGTTTTGGGCATTTTAGAGTTACTCAAATACCACCAGCGTGTTCTCTACATCGACATCGATGTCCATCATGGCGATGGCGTTGAGGAGGCATTCTACACAACCGATCGTGTGATGACCGTGAGTTTCCACAAGTACGGCGAGTATTTCCCGGGCACCGGCGACCTCCGGGACATTGGCGCCGGAAAGGGAAAGTATTATGCAGTGAATATACCGCTGCGCGACGGCATGGACGATGATGCGTATGAGAGCATATTCGTGCCCATTATCAGCAAGGTGATGGAGACATTCCAACCGGCGGCTGTGGTGTTGCAGTGCGGCGCAGATTCCCTCACCGGCGATCGGTTGGGCTGCTTCAATCTCACCGTCAAGGGCCATGGCAAGTGCGTGGAGTTTGTGAAGAAGTATAACCTGCCATTCCTTATGGTCGGCGGTGGTGGCTATACCATCCGCAATGTCTCCCGCTGCTGGACGTACGAAACATCGGTGGCCTTGGCCGTGGAAATCGCCAACGAACTGCCGTATAACGATTATTTCGAGTACTTTGGGCCCGACTTTAAGCTGCACATCAGTCCCAGTAACATGACGAATCAGAATACGTCCGAGTACCTGGAGAAGATCAAGAACCGTCTGTTTGAAAACCTGCGAATGCTGCCACACGCTCCTGGCGTTCAAATCCAAGCGATCCCCGAGGACGCTATTAACGACGAGTCCGAAGATGAGGACAAGGTCGACAAGGACGAACGACTGCCGCAGAGCGACAAGGACAAGCGCATTGTACCGGAGAACGAATACTCGGACTCCGAGGATGAGGGCGAGGGCGGACGCCGAGACAACAGGACGTATAAGGGACAGAGGAAGAGGCCGCGCCTGGATAAGGATACTAACAGCAACAAGGCTTCCTCGGAAACGTCCAGCGAAATAAAGGACGAGAAGGAGAAGGGTGAGTGAAAACAGATTGATATAAAGAAGTCTAGCCTCTAACAATCCCTACTTTTCAGGAGATGGAGCCGATGGTGAGGAATCCACTGCCTCTActacaaacaacaacagcaacaataacagcaacaacaagagcgACAACGATGCCGGAGCGACAACTAATGCGGCAGCCGGCACCGGATCAAATTCCGGATCCGGAACCAAGGGCGCCAAGGAGAACAACATATGACGTGGCGGCCGCAATTGGTTATAGAAGCCAATTAAGCGACCGCCGAAGTACAAGCCGCCGGATTTTACCTAGCGACTCTTGAACTCTCCCCCACCTCCAAATACGTCTCCCGAGCATGCCCCCTGAGTCATGGCTCCTCAATCCATCCCATCATCATCTCAGTCAGCATGTGTCCCCAGCCCCGCCTTCCATGCCTCCCCACGCAATCGATCGAAAGCCGTATTCCATCGATTTTCCTGGGGGAAAATCAGTAATCAGTGGGCGGGACTTGAACTCTTCGTAAgctaaaatacaatttattgtaattgtgtaAGTTAAgcaaaaagtaaagaaaacaAGAAGCGATCCCATGTGGTGATTCACGCAGAAACTACTCTaatccaataaatatttatacaatacATCAaaactcttctttttttagtgggcttttctataaatttgacTTTAAACTTATATGTAAGAATACATTACCTACCATTTGCATAGAAATTTGTAGAATATATCCGTGCAATTTTACCCTTACCAAGATTAATTGAATACTTCACCATGTTTTATACACaagcattttaatttgtttaattaattgtaaacGTTATGCCAGGCAAATCTTTATTACCACACAGGCTGGTTGACGTGGCCCTGGAAGTAAACTTCTCGTTCATCCCGAATGGCGTAGGCAAATGGAACATTGACAATAAAATCCAGCGGTGATGTCCGTGGTTCTACAGAtaatacaagaaaataaagttggtcTTAAAAATAGGATACTACGGCCTTAAAGAgaagtatataatatatataaacagaataattatattatgttATATAATATCTAGACTATCGTAAGCTCAAATTACCTGTGACAGCTGCTACCTCACCGCCGTCCTCATTGATCTCAATGAATGCCTCCTGTATTACATTATCGACATAGAAATTTGATGCTTCCGATCCCACGATGCCACTTAGGTTCGCTGAACGCTTAAATAGCGTTTTTATGCCAAACTGCAcagaaatatagaaaataaattaattagagTTGAATTAGAGTAGAAATGTTTCACACAGATCTTACTTACATGCTTGAGAACTGGCTTTAGTTTTGCTTTACTTGAGATTCTGAACTTAGGTAGCTTCAGATTTACGAACTGACGTTTCTTTGGCCTCGTAGAGTCTCGTAGAGTTATTCTGTCCTCCAACACGTTGAGATCGCCAACTTTGTTGGGCAGATATATGATCATCACAAGATCAGACTTCTTGAGCGGCAACTCGATAACTTTGGCATCCAAATTGGAAAACCATTCAGCCCGGAACCTGGCTTGCATAGACATCATCTGGACAGGGACAGTTTTTGTGGCCGACACAAAGAACTGGGCTTGTTCGGTCAAGGCTGGATCGAACCTTTTTGCCCATAGGCCTTTCAAATAAATCGCATTTAGCAGTACTGAATGGACATTAGGTCCTATAGACGAAAATAGTTTCTGGACTCTGCCATGAGTTTTATCATTCACCCATTTGTTAACTTGAGCAGCAGCTTCTTCTGGGTCGGTCATGTCAAGAGTTCCGGTTGTGGCACCGAAGTTAAGTCCAACCTCCGCTTTATATGCTTCTTTTACTTTATATTCGTTACTAACAAGTAAGTTGTTTGCTATTTCGATGGGGTAAGGAAGCGAGCTTAGCATGGCCCTATATTTCTCCTTCACATCCTCTCTACCGGTTACGTTTAGAGCAGATCCCAGTTCCTGGGCCGTCTCTCCTCCGGCCCCAACATAGAGCATTCCTAAGGCCAACTCTGCCGAGTAGGAAGATGCAAgtaggtttttatttttatggacATGgtccaaataattattaaacacTTGATGGAATCCTGCCACTGAAGTGGCCAGAAGAAAAAGAACTGCAGAAGGTGTATCTGGGATTATCTTCCTGAAACGATCGGCTTTCAATATACTACTTACTCAAGTACTTCATTTTGAGACTGCTAGTCAACTGGGCAGAGGACCTTATATAGAGCTAGGTTCTAATTCGATTAACAACAGGTATTATTTATggtaaaactttattaaatcaCGTAATGCATTGTTTCTGTTAAATTCCatgaaatcaataaaaaatattgaaattgctttaaaattgACTTAAAATTTAGACAGCCCAAACTGATTGACAATAGCTGTAATTTAGATATGAGTTTATGCTTGTCGTTCCTTACGATTCCAAACCATCTGCCATAGTAATCAATGGTGGGTTGCCTAAGACATGTTCCGGATAACGGCGTGTGTAAAGTCCTGCGTGGTCGACTGTCCGCCCAGATCCTTGGTGCGCACCTTGCCGTCTTTGAGCACCTTCTTGATGGCATTGTGTATTAACTCACCATAGGTGGGCAGGTTGATGTGGCGGAGCAGCTTCACACCGCAGAGCAGCATGGCAGTTGGATTGGCCACATTCTTGCCTTCACCTTCAGCGAAAGTGTGACGTGCTCCTGGCTCAAAGACCACGGTCGCTGACGAGTAGGAGGCACCAGCCACCACACCAGCACCGCCAACAAGGCCACTGGCCAAATTATCAATGATGGCGCCATACAGATTGGGCGTTACCATTACGTCGAACTGGTTGGGATTGGACACCATCTGCATGGTCGTGTTGTCCACGATCATCTTCTCGAACTTGATACGCGGATAGAGCTTGGAGACCTCCTCGCAGGAGCGGAGAAAGAGGCCATCGCCCAGCTTCATAATGTTGGCCTTGTGCACTGCAGTGACCTTCTTCCGCTGATTCTTCGTGGCATAGTCGAAGGCGAACTTGGCAATCCTCATCGACTTCTGGGCGGTGACAATCTTCAGGCACTCAACGATTCCGGGCACCGACTCATGCTCCAGTGCCGAGTACTCGCCCTCGGTCTGCTCGCGAATGATCACGGTATCGATGTTGTTGTGGCGGGTCTTAACACCGGGCAGACTGCGGACATGGACCACGTTGGCGTACAGGTCCAGAGCGGTGCGGAGCTTCATGTTGAGCGTCTGCAGGTCTCCCCCACTGCTGTAGTCGGATGTCGCCAAAATGCCCATAATGCACACTTTGTTCTTCTGAATGGAAGCCACCACATCCTCCAGCTTGGCACTCTGCTCGGGCTTGATTTCGGAGAGGAAATAGCATTCAAAGTCTAAAGGAACACTGGCTGCCTTAAAGACCTCCTGGAGGGAGTTGACCAGCTCGGGACCCACACCATCGCCGGGAATCAGTGTGCAGGCATCCTTGGCGACAGACGTGGTGCTCAGACTACGGACTGCAGCAGCCTGCATTAAAATGCGTCCAACGGTTCTCGCCAGCATCGACATGTTGCTCTTCGGTTCCCTAGACTGGTGCTCAAAATTTAAGGCTTACTCCTGGTGGTAACGGGGAATTTTATTGGATCGGATTTCGAGATCTTTTTTTCCGGGGTCAAACCGAAAAGTTCAACACAGAACATGACAGTTACATTAAACTCATGAGATATCTAAATATTCTAGCAATAGTATTAGACATACATATCCTTATATTTACTAGGACCAATCATATATGGGTTTTGGTgtaaaaagtaagcaaaaaaaaaaaaaaattaatgaacAACTTTGCGATTCGCAATAGAAGGTCGCGTTTGGAATAATTCGCATTTATCGTAAACTCAGTCGGGACGAAATACTTCCAGTGTCTTAGTGGTGCTAACCTCTTCGTGGTCAAGGAAATCACCTGCAAGTTGGTGATCTTTGGGAAGTAGTACCTTAAGGAGTGACGGGTTCATTCGATGTCCACTTGCGGAGAGGAAATCCAGCTAAGGTCAGCGCTGCCCTCAACTCCTGAATGGCTAAAATAGCTTCAGTCTTTGTATGAGCTCCTGCTAGCACATCGTCGATATATATGTAATTTGAAATTACTATATGAGACGCCCCGTGGATATTGAGCGTTGACATCGTTGAACAGTTGCTGTAGTGTTCGTAAGGCCAGTAAAGGGGCACAATAACCTTCAAACGTGACAGTCTTAAGCTCGAAGTCGGTGATATCCTCTTGATCATTTCCTAAGAAGATTCTCTGAAACGGGGTGTGCTCTGGGTTAATAGAATCTGCCGATACATctaggtgatatcggcattgaTCACGAATTTGAATGTCCGCCACTTGAGGACTTGGAGAGTGAGATCAGCCTGAAGTACTGGACCTGGATAAAGGATGTCATTAAGGCTGTTTTCCATTTGAAGAAGGACTGAACTTCGGGCTTGAACACCGCGTGATAGGGTTAGTCAAAATTCAGGCTTCATATGGCCAAGGTCGATGTACTCTTGGATCACTGAGTCAAAGGTGTCTTTGAGGACAGCATCCTTTTCCAGGAGAGCCCCATTCCCCAAAAACTGTGCGGGAGCGGAGCTCCTGGAATGCCCCAAGTTGATGTGCTCAGAATCTTTAATGGGTggtatactatatatacatttactaattataatatactatatatataaacgtctatatatattataacacCTAGTTCTATAATTACCGTTAAATGCGTAAAATTCCGATTATAAATAACAACACAAAAATCACGCTtaacaaattgtttttttttttatttttcaactttGTCTATCTAACATTGGTTTAACTTTCTAACTGCAACTAGACTTCATAGCTTGAGGTTGTGGCAAACAGGAACAGAATCCACTGGGGGATGGCGGCGGCTTGGCTGCCcacttttccccctttttccgCCCGCCAGTTGACGGTTTGGGACTTGTCTGCGAGGATTGGGCGGTGGAAAACCGGCTGGGCGTTAATCCAGCGATAATATCGAGTCGATGCTGGTGCGATTACTGCGCGGCTGCAGTCGCGGTCCTCCCAAGTAACTAATTGGATTCGCGAACTGACGCTGCTGCAGTGAGTTTTCCAGGAAAatcggtggcggcggcggcggcattgGAGGGCATGGCCGTCGTCGCGGAGGCACCAAAGGGAGCGGTGGCTTTTCCACCATCTGCGGCGAGTCTGGGGGTGTTTGAGGCAGGGTGGACCCTGTTCGCGCATCGGCATTTGTGGCTACATCAAAGGACTGAGGCTCTCGCTGCTTGGGATCCTCTGTGTCATCGGGCTCTTTGTGGCGGGATTTGTGTcgttgctgcggctgctgctgctgcgctttCTGGGGGAGATTGGGCATGAAAATGGCAACGGGACATGGAGTTTGGTGGAGCGTGGAAAGGTCCGGGAATTTAgatcaaatatttttcaggGTTTAATTCTATTTGGCTTTAGTCAAAGTGTCGTTCAATGGACAGTGAGAGAGGTTGTGTGTGGTGTTGGGTTGGGTTCGTGTCCAGAGAAGAgataaagttttataattatttaaaggctTTGAGACACAGAAAGAAGGGGGCTACGGCGGGTTATTCAAGCTGCTTTTGGTCCAGGGAAAAGTGTTTTTTGGTTGGCATTGTTCTGGAGTTTGGCACCTGTCGTGACTTGGCACTTTATGTTGTTAATATAAATGCACAGGACCTGCCTGACATGAAAGTATACGTACAcctataaaattttaacattattttgaaaaataatgcACTTCTAAAAGGCGAAGCAAGTGGAGTGTTTAGTTTATTAAAcgtataaatgtttattagcTGACGGGAAGAGCACATTCGTAGTTC
Proteins encoded:
- the HDAC1 gene encoding histone deacetylase HDAC1, whose product is MQSHSKKRVCYYYDSDIGNYYYGQGHPMKPHRIRMTHNLLLNYGLYRKMEIYRPHKATADEMTKFHSDEYVRFLRSIRPDNISEYNKQMQRFNVGEDCPVFDGLYEFCQLSAGGSVAAAVKLNKQASEICINWGGGLHHAKKSEASGFCYVNDIVLGILELLKYHQRVLYIDIDVHHGDGVEEAFYTTDRVMTVSFHKYGEYFPGTGDLRDIGAGKGKYYAVNIPLRDGMDDDAYESIFVPIISKVMETFQPAAVVLQCGADSLTGDRLGCFNLTVKGHGKCVEFVKKYNLPFLMVGGGGYTIRNVSRCWTYETSVALAVEIANELPYNDYFEYFGPDFKLHISPSNMTNQNTSEYLEKIKNRLFENLRMLPHAPGVQIQAIPEDAINDESEDEDKVDKDERLPQSDKDKRIVPENEYSDSEDEGEGGRRDNRTYKGQRKRPRLDKDTNSNKASSETSSEIKDEKEKGDGADGEESTASTTNNNSNNNSNNKSDNDAGATTNAAAGTGSNSGSGTKGAKENNI
- the LOC108078861 gene encoding serine protease inhibitor 42Dd-like → MKYLILFLLATSVAGFHQVFNNYLDHVHKNKNLLASSYSAELALGMLYVGAGGETAQELGSALNVTGREDVKEKYRAMLSSLPYPIEIANNLLVSNEYKVKEAYKAEVGLNFGATTGTLDMTDPEEAAAQVNKWVNDKTHGRVQKLFSSIGPNVHSVLLNAIYLKGLWAKRFDPALTEQAQFFVSATKTVPVQMMSMQARFRAEWFSNLDAKVIELPLKKSDLVMIIYLPNKVGDLNVLEDRITLRDSTRPKKRQFVNLKLPKFRISSKAKLKPVLKHFGIKTLFKRSANLSGIVGSEASNFYVDNVIQEAFIEINEDGGEVAAVTEPRTSPLDFIVNVPFAYAIRDEREVYFQGHVNQPVW
- the LOC108078859 gene encoding isocitrate dehydrogenase [NAD] subunit beta, mitochondrial-like yields the protein MSMLARTVGRILMQAAAVRSLSTTSVAKDACTLIPGDGVGPELVNSLQEVFKAASVPLDFECYFLSEIKPEQSAKLEDVVASIQKNKVCIMGILATSDYSSGGDLQTLNMKLRTALDLYANVVHVRSLPGVKTRHNNIDTVIIREQTEGEYSALEHESVPGIVECLKIVTAQKSMRIAKFAFDYATKNQRKKVTAVHKANIMKLGDGLFLRSCEEVSKLYPRIKFEKMIVDNTTMQMVSNPNQFDVMVTPNLYGAIIDNLASGLVGGAGVVAGASYSSATVVFEPGARHTFAEGEGKNVANPTAMLLCGVKLLRHINLPTYGELIHNAIKKVLKDGKVRTKDLGGQSTTQDFTHAVIRNMS